In Candidatus Methylomirabilota bacterium, the sequence TTTCTTGGCCTCCGGACGCTCACGGTGATCGCGAACACTCTGAAACTTCTTAAGGAAACCCGGGGAGTTGAGCTTCAAGCAGATCGGATCTCGCTCGACGACCCCAAGGCCTTCCAGCTCCTGTCAGATGCGAAGACTTCCGGGGTCTTCCAGTTAGAGTCCGGGGGGATGCGGGATCTCTTGAAACGTCTCAGGCCGGAGCGCCTGGAGGATGTGATTGCCCTCGTGGCGTTGTACCGCCCGGGCCCCATGGAGATGATCCCGGACTTTATCAACCGCCGTCACGGTCGGGTGAAGATCAGCTACGATCACCCCCTTATGGAGAAGTACCTCCACGAGACCTACGGCGTCATGGTGTACCAAGAGCAGGTGATGCAGATTGCCAGCGAGATGGCCGGGTTCACCATGGGAGAGGCGGATATTCTGCGCCGGGCCATGGGAAAGAAGGACCCGGAGCTCATGGCACGGCAACGCGAGAAGTTTCTGGCAGGGGCGGCCACACGGCAGGTTCCGAAGGCGAAGGCGGAAAAAATCTTTGACCTGATGGCCCAGTTTGCCGGGTATGGCTTCAACAAATCCCACGCCGCCGCGTATGCGATGCTCGCATATCAGACCGCCTATCTCAAGGCCAACTACCCGGTGGAGTTTATGGCGGCGCTCCTCACCTCGGAAATGGGGAATACGGATAAGACGGTCGTGTATATCGAAGCATGCCGGCAGATGGGGATCGAGATTCTGCCACCGGACGTGAACGAGTCGGGGAGCACCTTCCGAGCGGTGGAGGACAAGATCCGCTTTGGTCTGGTGGCGGTGAAGAATGTGGGTGAAACAGCCATCCAGTCGATGGTAAATGCCCGTCTGACCGGTGGCAAATTTACCAATCTCCACGACTTTTGCGAGCGGGTCGACCTTCGGCTGGTTAATAAGCGGGTGATCGAAAGCCTGGTCAAGTGTGGAGCCTTCGATTCCTTAGGCTGCCGGCGATCCCAGCTTATGGCGATGGTAGATCAAGCCATGGAGTCCGCTTCGGCAGTTCACCGGGATCGGGCGAAAGGACAGGGCTCGCTGTTGGATGTGTTGGGGGGAGAGCTCTCTCAAGCAGTGACACCTCAGATCCCCGAGATTCCGGAGTGGCCTCACGCGCAGCGCCTCACGGCTGAGCGGGAGATTCTCGGATTCTACGTCACCGGTCACCCCCTCAGTGAATACGAGACCCTTGCCACGCAGTATGCCACGGCCACTACCGATGGGCTCTTCAGCTTGCGGGACAAGGAGACGGTAAGCCTCTGTGGCATCGTCACCGCCGTGAAGGAGATCTCAACCAAGAACGGGGACCGGATGGCTTTTGTCACACTTGAGGACCTGCGTGGCTCGGTGGAATCGATTGCCTTTCCTGATCTCTACAAGAGCAAGATGCTTTTTCTGGTCAAGGATAATCCGGTCTTGGTGAGAGGGCAGGTTGATATCGGTGAAGAGGTAGTGAAGCTCCTCCTCTCAGATGTCCAACCCCTCGATGATCTGCAAGAGAAACCGGCGGCCGAGGTGGAGATCGCCCTTCGACCAGAAACCCTTTCGATGGAAGTCCTTCGACAGATCCGCTCGACGGCCGCGGACTTCAGGGGACCGGTCCCCCTCCGCATCCGTCTACACACCGATGGACAGACGGCGGTTGTGATCGAGGCTTCAGAAGCGTTACGTGTGATGCCGCTTCCGGCTTTTCTCTCTCGGGTGGAAGACATCGTGGGCCCGGGTTCAGTGGTGGTGACAAGGTAGGAATCGAGCTATGGTCTGCCGGCGGATGGGAGGTTTGGGCTAGTGCCGTTCCAACTTGATAAGTGGTTCGACAGGCTCACCACCCCGAGGAGGATCGAGGGGCCGAATTTGAGCAGCCTGCCTTGTTGCAAGGGTCGTGAACGAGCGCAGCGAGAAAGTTAGCACAAATAGTTAGAACGGCACTGCGTCACGACAGGTCATTGGAAAGTTGAACGGCCGCGGTGGCGAACTCTTCTTTTGGATCGCCCCGCGGCCGTTGCCTTTCAGGCAGAAGCTATCGCTTTCCCACCCTGAACCGGTCCTGGAGTCGGCCCATTACCTGGGGCAGGGTAGTGTACTCCATTTGTTCTAGAGAGAGGCGGTGGGGCTGGAAAGGTCCGTGCCGCCGCATGTACTCCGCCACCTCACCGGCCTTTCGGCGCGTCTCATCCAAGGAGGGATCATCGAAAAGGTCCACCGGCCCGATGAGTTGCCCATCGGCCAGCTGGAAGCCGGCCGCTACCACTCTGGGTGGCCCGTCAAAGCGGGTCGGGTTTGCCTCATGAAAGGCACAGGGCATGAGCGGCCCACAGTGAGACCCTCGCATCCAGCCGTCAACGAGGTGCGGAAACGTAAAGCCCTCGATTACCTCGCCGACAGCGGGGAGTCCGGACTGGCACCGGACCACCATCACCGGGTCGTCTTTCCCGACGTATTTGCCGGCGATCAGGCTCAGTTTTTGGGTGGAGGCTGCCGCGGCGATCTCCCCGTCGATTCGCCGCCGCACCTCGGTGATCATGAACTGATCGGTGGCCCCCAGAAAGACGAGAAGATCATACAGCTCTTCGGGGCAATTCAGCTGGATGGTGGCATCCTTCTTCGCGTTCAGTACCGAAAACTCAAATCCATCGTGCATCTTGGGGTCGATGATGAGCCCGGCGGAAGTGAAGGGGTCGGCGAATATCCTGTAGAGGGGGAAGTTCCAAGCCCCTGGCGAGCATTTGTCCGCCATGAAGACCACGATGGGCTCGCTGGTCCGCTCCACGAA encodes:
- a CDS encoding DNA polymerase III subunit alpha — protein: MPHAGFVHLHVHSQYSLLDGACHLEKLVEKAKEFKMPALAVTDHGNLFGAIDFYNLAQKAGVKPIIGCEVYVAPGSRLDRYPQDGHYEGANHLTLLVKDRTGYKNLIKLVTAGYLEGFYYRPRVDKELLSQHHEGLLALSGCLNSEVCRLLAQKEEGKALEVAAWYRDLFGPENYFLELQFHGIQPQQEVNQSLLQMAKKLGASPVATNDVHYLNAGDHKAHDALLCIQTGKTVADRERMRFSSDQFYFKNPQEMQGLFAEIPEALINTVAIAERCNLQLDFNKIHLPHYQVPSGHTLDTYLAECSWRGLKERYGQITEEVRQRLAGELQMIEKMGFAGYFLIVWDFIRFAKERGISVGPGRGSAAGSLVVYALGITNIDPLRYGLLFERFMNPERISPPDMDIDFADDRRDEVIEYVAQKYGKENVAQIITFGTLGAKAVIRDVGRALGMPYGEVDRVAKMVPNILNIALHEAIAQSPPLKDAVRSQTEVAELWEIARSLEGLTRHASTHAAGVVISGEPLNEHVPLYRGTKGEITTQYAMGAIEKIGLLKMDFLGLRTLTVIANTLKLLKETRGVELQADRISLDDPKAFQLLSDAKTSGVFQLESGGMRDLLKRLRPERLEDVIALVALYRPGPMEMIPDFINRRHGRVKISYDHPLMEKYLHETYGVMVYQEQVMQIASEMAGFTMGEADILRRAMGKKDPELMARQREKFLAGAATRQVPKAKAEKIFDLMAQFAGYGFNKSHAAAYAMLAYQTAYLKANYPVEFMAALLTSEMGNTDKTVVYIEACRQMGIEILPPDVNESGSTFRAVEDKIRFGLVAVKNVGETAIQSMVNARLTGGKFTNLHDFCERVDLRLVNKRVIESLVKCGAFDSLGCRRSQLMAMVDQAMESASAVHRDRAKGQGSLLDVLGGELSQAVTPQIPEIPEWPHAQRLTAEREILGFYVTGHPLSEYETLATQYATATTDGLFSLRDKETVSLCGIVTAVKEISTKNGDRMAFVTLEDLRGSVESIAFPDLYKSKMLFLVKDNPVLVRGQVDIGEEVVKLLLSDVQPLDDLQEKPAAEVEIALRPETLSMEVLRQIRSTAADFRGPVPLRIRLHTDGQTAVVIEASEALRVMPLPAFLSRVEDIVGPGSVVVTR